One Acanthochromis polyacanthus isolate Apoly-LR-REF ecotype Palm Island chromosome 6, KAUST_Apoly_ChrSc, whole genome shotgun sequence DNA segment encodes these proteins:
- the LOC110949660 gene encoding leucine-rich repeat and transmembrane domain-containing protein 1 isoform X1, producing MPSQVLLGILRATQVSAVDLVLSNSLLLTISACTDESQDKLISALLTANGSSTNDMILVCALLSPLSLSHACPKECSCNSNTKVVDCRGRGLYDIPRRLHPDTQELYLQDNRIRGLGSMAFREIPLVRILDLSNNSITSISPTALLGLRTLQRLSLADNSLRELDKRLLGPIRSLSHLDLSHNSLWGLPGVMGDSLQNLSHLGLAHNRLTRLDRSLLEALTHLDSLTLRGNPWRCDCQLIGLKLWLETYLFKGGVVDEVLCSQPEDMRERDLQKIPYQLFHACMTTSYHYLFANIHHLESERLMRGHTHGNHAHPSSHTLHVPMAMGEGFGGGGGGGGGGAGGMTECETKQRQRPVNLRHAIATVIITGVVCGIVCLMMLAAAVYGCAYAAIMAKYQRELKKNEELAAAQGADHATADEKEPLENAIA from the exons ATGCCCTCACAAGTGTTGTTGGGGATCCTGAGGGCAACACAGGTTTCGGCTGTTGATCTCGTCCTCTCTAATTCTCTCCTATTGACCATATCAGCCTGCACAGATGAGAGTCAGGACAAGCTAATCTCAGCCTTACTGACGGCTAATGGATCATCAACCAATGACA TGATACTGGTGTGTGCTCTCCTCTCCCCCCTGTCTCTGTCACATGCCTGTCCAAAGGAGTGCAGCTGCAACAGCAACACCAAAGTAGTAGACTGCCGGGGCCGAGGCCTCTATGATATCCCTCGACGACTGCATCCTGACACTCAAGAACTGTACCTCCAAGACAACCGTATCAGGGGGCTGGGATCAATGGCTTTCAGGGAAATACCCCTTGTCCGCATTCTTGATCTCTCTAATAACTCTATAACATCTATTTCGCCAACTGCTCTGCTCGGTCTGAGGACTCTGCAGCGCCTCAGCTTGGCCGACAACAGCCTCAGAGAACTCGACAAGCGGTTGCTGGGACCTATCCGTTCACTTTCGCACCTCGACCTCTCGCACAACAG CCTGTGGGGTTTGCCCGGAGTCATGGGGGACAGTTTGCAGAACCTCAGCCACCTGGGGCTAGCGCACAACAGGCTGACAAGATTGGACCGCTCCCTGTTGGAGGCTCTGACTCACCTGGACAGCCTCACACTACGAGGCAACCCCTGGAGGTGTGACTGCCAGCTTATAGGCCTCAAACTCTGGCTGGAGACCTACCTCTTTAAAG GTGGAGTGGTTGACGAAGTGCTTTGCTCCCAGCCAGAAGATATGAGGGAGAGAGACCTGCAGAAAATCCCTTACCAGCTCTTCCATGCCTGTATGACTACAAGCTATCATTACCTGTTTGCCAACATACACCACCTGGAGTCGGAGAGGCTAATGCGAGGCCACACCCATGGCAACCACGCTCATCCCTCCAGCCACACTCTCCACGTCCCCATGGCAATGGGGGAGGGCTTCGGTGGCGGTGGGGGAGGCGGTGGGGGAGGAGCAGGGGGCATGACAGAGTGTGAAACTAAGCAGAGGCAACGGCCTGTCAACTTGCGTCATGCTATCGCCACAGTGATCATCACCGGCGTGGTGTGTGGGATCGTGTGTCTGATGATGCTGGCTGCAGCGGTGTATGGATGCGCCTACGCTGCTATCATGGCCAAATATCAGCGGGAGTTAAAGAAGAACGAGGAGTTGGCAGCAGCGCAGGGAGCAGATCATGCCACAGCAGATGAGAAGGAACCACTGGAGAACGCCATCGCCTAG
- the LOC110949660 gene encoding leucine-rich repeat and transmembrane domain-containing protein 1 isoform X2, translating to MRVILVCALLSPLSLSHACPKECSCNSNTKVVDCRGRGLYDIPRRLHPDTQELYLQDNRIRGLGSMAFREIPLVRILDLSNNSITSISPTALLGLRTLQRLSLADNSLRELDKRLLGPIRSLSHLDLSHNSLWGLPGVMGDSLQNLSHLGLAHNRLTRLDRSLLEALTHLDSLTLRGNPWRCDCQLIGLKLWLETYLFKGGVVDEVLCSQPEDMRERDLQKIPYQLFHACMTTSYHYLFANIHHLESERLMRGHTHGNHAHPSSHTLHVPMAMGEGFGGGGGGGGGGAGGMTECETKQRQRPVNLRHAIATVIITGVVCGIVCLMMLAAAVYGCAYAAIMAKYQRELKKNEELAAAQGADHATADEKEPLENAIA from the exons ATGAGAG TGATACTGGTGTGTGCTCTCCTCTCCCCCCTGTCTCTGTCACATGCCTGTCCAAAGGAGTGCAGCTGCAACAGCAACACCAAAGTAGTAGACTGCCGGGGCCGAGGCCTCTATGATATCCCTCGACGACTGCATCCTGACACTCAAGAACTGTACCTCCAAGACAACCGTATCAGGGGGCTGGGATCAATGGCTTTCAGGGAAATACCCCTTGTCCGCATTCTTGATCTCTCTAATAACTCTATAACATCTATTTCGCCAACTGCTCTGCTCGGTCTGAGGACTCTGCAGCGCCTCAGCTTGGCCGACAACAGCCTCAGAGAACTCGACAAGCGGTTGCTGGGACCTATCCGTTCACTTTCGCACCTCGACCTCTCGCACAACAG CCTGTGGGGTTTGCCCGGAGTCATGGGGGACAGTTTGCAGAACCTCAGCCACCTGGGGCTAGCGCACAACAGGCTGACAAGATTGGACCGCTCCCTGTTGGAGGCTCTGACTCACCTGGACAGCCTCACACTACGAGGCAACCCCTGGAGGTGTGACTGCCAGCTTATAGGCCTCAAACTCTGGCTGGAGACCTACCTCTTTAAAG GTGGAGTGGTTGACGAAGTGCTTTGCTCCCAGCCAGAAGATATGAGGGAGAGAGACCTGCAGAAAATCCCTTACCAGCTCTTCCATGCCTGTATGACTACAAGCTATCATTACCTGTTTGCCAACATACACCACCTGGAGTCGGAGAGGCTAATGCGAGGCCACACCCATGGCAACCACGCTCATCCCTCCAGCCACACTCTCCACGTCCCCATGGCAATGGGGGAGGGCTTCGGTGGCGGTGGGGGAGGCGGTGGGGGAGGAGCAGGGGGCATGACAGAGTGTGAAACTAAGCAGAGGCAACGGCCTGTCAACTTGCGTCATGCTATCGCCACAGTGATCATCACCGGCGTGGTGTGTGGGATCGTGTGTCTGATGATGCTGGCTGCAGCGGTGTATGGATGCGCCTACGCTGCTATCATGGCCAAATATCAGCGGGAGTTAAAGAAGAACGAGGAGTTGGCAGCAGCGCAGGGAGCAGATCATGCCACAGCAGATGAGAAGGAACCACTGGAGAACGCCATCGCCTAG